The Ranitomeya imitator isolate aRanImi1 chromosome 3, aRanImi1.pri, whole genome shotgun sequence genome has a window encoding:
- the TOMM6 gene encoding mitochondrial import receptor subunit TOM6 homolog, producing MQEGEEVTCRAQAHCGDMQLQPEVVGDQVMMAPGGAEISASGRGWVRGAYKFMTDRNDFRRNLLVNLGLFVAGVWAARNMFDIDLMAPQPGL from the exons ATGCAAGAGGGGGAGGAAGTGACGTGTCGGGCGCAGGCGCACTGCGGTGACATGCAGCTACAGCCGGAAGTAGTGGGTGATCAGGTCATGATGGCGCCTGGCGGTGCGGAGATCAGTGCTAGTGGTCGTGGCTGGGTTCGCGGAGCCTATAAGTTTATGACTGACAGGAATGACTTCCGGCG GAATCTCCTTGTGAACCTCGGCCTGTTCGTTGCTGGTGTCTGGGCCGCTAGGAACATGTTTGACATTGACCTGATGGCTCCGCAGCCTGGATTGTGA